CCGGACGGCGGTGGCCTCACTCGGCATCGACGCCGAAGCTCCGGCGCGACTGGACGCGCTGGCCGATGCCCTGGCGCGGGGCAGCGCCGCAGGAGGCCGGGCATGATCCGCCGCACCCCCACACCGCAGGGCTCCCCCACCGGTGACGTCGACCAGCTTCGCCGTCGGCTGCGGGCGCTGCACGACATCGCCGACCTCGGCGAGGGCCGGCTCGACGAGGCCGTGCTGGCCCGGATCCGCACCACCACGCAGACCGCCTCCGAGCGGCTCGGGCACGGCACCAGCCACACCGTGGTGGCGCTGGCCGGGGCCACCGGCAGCGGCAAGTCCTCGCTGTTCAACGCCATCACCGGCACCGAGTGGGCGACCACCGGGATGCGTCGACCGACCACGTCGTCCCCGTTGGCTGCCGTCTACGGCGACGGCGCGCAGGACCTGCTCGACTGGCTCGACATCCCCAACCGGCAGCGCCACGAGGGTGGGGACCTGACCGGACTGGTGCTGCTCGACCTGCCCGACCACGACTCCAAGGTCATCGCCCACCGGGCCGAGGTCGACCGGCTGGTCGCGGTGGTCGACGTCTTCGCCTGGGTGGTCGACCCGCAGAAGTACGCCGACGCCGCGCTGCACGAGGGCTACCTGCGTCAGTTCGGCGGCCACGGCGCGGTCACCATGGTGCTGCTCAACCAGATCGACCGATTGGACGCCGAGGCGCGCGCGGGCACCGTCGCCCACCTCGGCCGGCTGCTCGCCGAGGACGGCCTGAGCGAGGTCCGGGTGATCCCGACCTCGGCCACCACGGGCGAGGGCGTGGAGGCATTGCGCCGTGAACTGACCGCCCGGGTCGCCGAGCGCCGCGCCATCGTCACCCGCATCGATGCCGACATCGACTGGCTGGCCACGGATCTCACCTCGTCCCTGGCCGGGCTGGCCGATCGCTCGGTGAGCCCGGCGGCGCGAGACCGGGTGGTCCTCGCGGCCACCGAGGCCGCC
This is a stretch of genomic DNA from Kineosporiaceae bacterium. It encodes these proteins:
- a CDS encoding 50S ribosome-binding GTPase; translation: MIRRTPTPQGSPTGDVDQLRRRLRALHDIADLGEGRLDEAVLARIRTTTQTASERLGHGTSHTVVALAGATGSGKSSLFNAITGTEWATTGMRRPTTSSPLAAVYGDGAQDLLDWLDIPNRQRHEGGDLTGLVLLDLPDHDSKVIAHRAEVDRLVAVVDVFAWVVDPQKYADAALHEGYLRQFGGHGAVTMVLLNQIDRLDAEARAGTVAHLGRLLAEDGLSEVRVIPTSATTGEGVEALRRELTARVAERRAIVTRIDADIDWLATDLTSSLAGLADRSVSPAARDRVVLAATEAAGGASRGGRGRLVPASRFARRRLAAAALDPQGQARPVGSAGTEHPASGRRRTGAECRAARGGRRPPDGDRRQPAGRGPAGGVAASPGSGRRPRPARGGAVAAGVGGRGHPCRSAGCPGRGRRAHRSAPRPAALVAGDRRAVGRRRGAAGRSGLAAGVVGSGVAAVPAAAHPPLARHPAAQSARGRRRGDRCAARRPGPPTHRRGGPRAARGWPGLARRARGVRYRRGRRADRDQRTGLPQRVAPRAGATVSSNDHGTICALDLGRFCH